One window from the genome of Glycine soja cultivar W05 chromosome 12, ASM419377v2, whole genome shotgun sequence encodes:
- the LOC114378449 gene encoding NADH kinase-like: protein MMLKRLLLLLKPITVFSPPSHTNPQILQFLENRRKVHHDAINFCQAILQKKSIEWKAVHRNNLSQPINDVDLVITLGGDGTLLQASHLMDDKIPVLGVNSDPTQIDEVEEFGSEFDAHRSTGHLCAATVENFEQVLDGILEGQIVPSELTRIVMSVNALHLPTFALNDILISHPCPASLSRFSFRIKEGDQPCSPLVNCRSSGLRVSTATGSTAAMQSAGGFPMPILSQDLQYMVREPISPGATSDHMHGLIKPDQTIVATWTCRKGVIYIDGSHINHTIKAGDIIEISSKAPVLKVLLPHQL, encoded by the exons ATGATGCTAAAGAGACTGTTACTGCTACTAAAACCCATAACTGTATTTTCACCACCTTCCCACACCAACCCTCAG ATCTTACAGTTCTTGGAGAATAGGAGAAAGGTGCACCATGATGCAATAAACTTTTGTCAAGCTATTCTGCAAAAAAAGTCAATTGAATGGAAAGCTGTGCACCGTAACAATTTGTCACAGCCCATCAATGATGTTGACCTAGTTATTACACTTGGTGGCGATGGAACTCTTCTGCAGGCCAGCCATTTAATGGATGACAAAATTCCTGTTCTTGGAGTGAATTCTGACCCTACACAAATTGATGAG GTGGAAGAGTTCGGCAGTGAATTTGATGCTCACAGAAGCACGGGCCATCTTTGTGCTGCTACTGTTGAAAACTTTGAACAA GTTTTAGATGGTATACTTGAAGGTCAAATTGTTCCTTCCGAACTAACAAGGATTGTGATGTCTGTTAATGCACTACACTTGCCAACTTTTGCTCTCAATGATATCTTAATTTCACATCCATGTCCTGCTTCACTTTCTAGGTTCTCCTTCAG AATCAAAGAGGGTGACCAGCCATGTTCTCCTCTAGTTAACTGCAGATCAAGTGGTCTAAGAGTTTCAACAGCTACTGGTTCAACTGCTGCAATGCAATCGGCAGGTGGATTTCCAATGCCCATTTTATCCCAGGATCTCCAATACATGGTAAGAGAACCTATTTCACCGGGGGCAACCTCAGACCATATGCATGGGTTGATCAAACCTGACCAGACAATAGTCGCTACATGGACTTGTAGAAAAGGTGTGATATATATTGATGGTTCTCATATCAATCATACCATCAAAGCTGGGGATATCATTGAGATATCTTCCAAAGCACCAGTCCTGAAAGTTCTCTTGCCTCATCAGTTATAG
- the LOC114380442 gene encoding B-box zinc finger protein 22-like isoform X2, with translation MNLVAAKNILHFFLLSLLRHFLNPAPLLRGAPNLFFSFFSLSQFQTVELDTLLEKEVFFEGKEGIFCVGGWNPEFGLVGVERMKIQCNVCEAAEAKVLCCADEAGLCWECDEKVHAANKLASKHQRVPLSTSSSHMPKCDICQEALGYFFCLEDRALLCRKCDVAIHTANAYVSGHQRFLLTGVRVGLEATDPGASSTSLKSDSGEKVSDSSVSRKVSTAPQPSNYNEVLPAEVGGVGEFPSAKVSFGGGSTAGNISQWTIDEFIGLNEFSQNYDYMEGSSRSSDSSFVIDCVY, from the exons ATGAACCTCGTGGCCGCAAAAAAtatccttcatttttttcttctttctcttctccgCCACTTCTTAAACCCTGCTCCTCTGCTTCGTGGTGCCCcaaacctcttcttctctttcttttccctcTCTCAATTCCAA ACAGTAGAATTAGACACCCTTTTGGAAAAGGAAGTGTTTTTTGAGGGAAAGGAGGGAATTTTTTGTGTGGGAGGGTGGAACCCGGAATTCGGTTTGGTTGGGGTAGAGAGGATGAAGATTCAGTGTAACGTGTGTGAGGCTGCGGAGGCCAAGGTTCTTTGTTGTGCTGATGAGGCTGGGCTGTGTTGGGAGTGTGATGAGAAGGTTCATGCGGCTAACAAGCTTGCCAGCAAGCACCAGAGAGTGCCTCTTTCTACCTCTTCCTCTCATATGCCTAAATGTGACATTTGTCAG GAAGCATTAGGCTATTTTTTCTGTCTAGAAGATCGGGCTCTGCTCTGCAGAAAATGTGATGTGGCAATACACACTGCAAATGCTTATGTCTCTGGTCATCAGAGGTTTCTTCTAACTGGTGTAAGAGTAGGCCTTGAAGCTACAGACCCTGGTGCTTCCTCAACTTCTTTGAAGTCAGATTCTGGGGAGAAAGTTTCAGATTCTTCTGTCTCTAGAAAGGTTTCCACAGCGCCCCAGCCATCAAATTATAATGAAGTGTTACCCGCTGAAGTTGGAGGAGTTGGGGAGTTTCCATCAGCCAAGGTGTCCTTTGGTGGTGGTTCCACAGCTGGAAATATCTCACAGTGGACTATTGATGAATTTATTGGCTTAAACGAGTTCAGTCAGAATTATGATTACATGGAAGGATCGTCAAGG AGTTCAGATTCATCTTTTGTCATAGATTGTGTATACTAG